In Lathyrus oleraceus cultivar Zhongwan6 chromosome 2, CAAS_Psat_ZW6_1.0, whole genome shotgun sequence, the DNA window ATTGGATTGTTCACAACATGATTCCAACCAATCAACCGACAAAGCAAACCAGCTGCAAGCGACGACCACAAACCAGCTGTAACGTACAAGCCAGATGGCAGTACTTAGACCTCCAAAAGCCAACTTCTAAATCCAACGCAGCTCTCCTCTTACTAACAACATTACTTGATTTCATTGAGGGGTCATGAAAGAATTCACATGACTCTTGGCACCCAATGGCTATCATCACTATTGAACCGGCTATTTGAAAATGTCAAAAGGCATCCAGCGCAATCAATGAAGGTTGTTGTTTCTGCGGTTCCTGTCCATCCTGAGAGAACCCTTCCATCAGGTTTTTGTTTTCTCTTCATCAGATTCCTCTCTGTTTTATATTGATATTGCATTTCAATTCCTGCTTGAAAATCCTCTACTATAAGCATTGCACCGCCATTTACAGGAGAAGGAGACTCAGCTGGGACCTTTCAAGATTGGCATCATAAATTGCAAATTTGTTCTGGTTTGGTGTGTTTATTGCAGGTCACAGGTCGTCATTGGACATGGTTGCTGGTGTGTTGATTGCAGCAAGATTATTAGAACAAACTCTAGGAGACTCCTCCAAAATATTTAGCATCTTGGTCATAGTCAAAATCGTACTCTCACACCAGACTTCCtaacaacatcatcaacaatgTCTTCCAAAGGCCCCGGTATTTTCTCCGACATCGGAAGATTATCCAGAGATATCCTTACCAAAGATTACAACTCCGATCAATGGTTCACAATATCCTTCTCCACCAACTCCGGCATCGATTTGCATTCAACGTCATTGAAGAGTAGAGGACTTTCTTCCGGTGATGTTGCTGCTCAAATTAACCACAAAAAGAATACTCTTCTTTTCAAAGTTGATACCGAATCAAGTGTGTTGACAACATTTACTCTCACAGATTTTGTGTCTTCTGCGAAAGCCGTTGCTTCTATTCGATTACCTGATTTCAAATCCGGAAAGATTGAGGTTCAATATCTTCATGATCATGTTGGTTTTACTACTTCTGTTATTTTAAATTGCAACCCTGCTATTGATTTTTCTGCGTTGACTTGTGGAAGTGCAGGTTATGGTTGGTGTGGAGGAAAGTTGCTGCGGATTGTTGGTTGTTGCTGCTTTTGTTTTTCTTGTGCAGGTCATGGGTTGTCATATCAGTGTAACAAGCTCCACAAAGCTCCCTGTTACCAGAAGTACCAGGTGGAACACACTTGCACCTCACACAACAAGTTCCACATGCTCTGTTACACAAGTTAGGCCTTAAATGTACACTGTATCTCGAACTGCACAATCCTCCACAATCTATGTCTTGCATTAGCCTTCTGTTGCCGTCTCGCACAGTAAGCAACTCATTAGGTAGCTGAAgttcttcttcatcttcttcttccaTTTCTATCTCATGCTCAGATGAAACCTGCATCAGATTAGAGAGGCATACTAGAAGCAACAAACCCAACACGAAAAGGTTACGCAATGCCATTGCAGAATATTGTAGCAGTTATATGAAATGGATTATTGATTTATTAGTGAATGAATTGTGACTACATTTCCTTGCTTTGTTGCAGATTATGCCATCTTTGCGGTCCTGATCCGGTTGTTACGTATTGCAGACCGGATCGGTTTGCGGCTTTTGAATCTCCAGCACCAGTTTGATTGCCAATTCTACCCACATGAATTGTGCTTGTTAACTTCACTCAATCTTTTATTAGTATCGTTCATTGAGAGGTTGATGTTGTTGTCCGAACCTCTGAAATATCAGAATTCCGGCGAGTAAGAGTAACCCTTTAAACGGTAGATTGCAAGTAACTGAGCCTTAGCTATTAAAAGCTCCAACCGATCAAAACCTCCCGTTGGAAACTTGGATAAATCTTTCAAATATTGCATAAGCTTCTCAGgtaaaaaaaaaaactaacactTGAAGATTCATCAACTCTGTTTATGAAATTTGGCTCTTGTTGAATCCCACAGTTTTCAATAGTCTGGTGTACATTGCAAGCTTGCTTTCATAAGTTAAAACTTGAGTTTCTTCAACTGTTTCAGGTAGCATTGTAGCAGAAATACTCTAATTTGAAGTTCGGGCTGCGGCGGTTAGAAGAAATGCAGAATTGGCATGTCTACTATGCCTCTTCTGATTCTGTGAGCTCAGAAGATTCTGTCTACACACTCGAGATGTGTATGACCGGCTTAGACCGAGAGAAAGCCTCCGTTTTCTTTAAAGAACAAACAGGTTCGGCTGCCGAGATGACCGTCAACTCTGGCATTAGGAAAATTCTTCCAAATTCTGAAATTTGTGACTTTGATTTTGAACCTTGTGGTTATTCAGTGAATTCTGTTGAGGAGCCTGCTGTATCTACCATTCATATTACTCCAGAAGACGGTTTCAGTTATGCAAATTTTAAGACTGCAGGATACGATTTGAAGGCAATAAATCTGAACGAAATGGTGATGAGGGTGCTAGCTTGTTTTCAACCAACTGAGTTTTCTGTAGCTGTTCACGTGGACAATGCAAGCAAGTCATTTGAGCAGGGGTGTTTGCTGGATGTTAAGGGATACTGCTGTGAAGAGAAGAGCCACCAAGGGCTTGGAATGAGTGGATCTGTTAAATTCTTGATGGGGCTCTGATTGTTCATTAGGATTGTATTTGTAGGATTTATGTAATGGGATGAACTTGTatgaaaatgttgagaaatgcAATTTGGAACATGATTTTGTAATTTATGAAAATGTTGTAATGCTATTTTGATTTGAGATGAACTATGGATGGAAAATGGATCAtgtttggttataaaatggatatggattttttTAGAAATGATCCAAGACGGATCTAAATGTCAAttaaaaaaccaaaaaaaaagaaaaaggccaaataaaaccaattaaaatcaaattaatctataatttgttaaaattactttgatgtcaaattctaacatttatttggaaattaaaaatcaattagaaTTTGGATCATTAGTaaaacacaattaagattaaattgaaatttggaattagacttattttgaaattaaaattgaaaaaaaagaaaaaaataaaaaaatcaaatatttagaatccatttcataatcaaaacaCCATCATAAAGAAAAACTAaataatgaccaatgtttataaaaaaaaatatggatttgggaatggatgattgtctttggtcatgaatgtatgcaaatgaactttaggccatgtgccaaaataaaataaaaaaatgaaaaaattcaggaccaaaatcggggtatgacagttgcccctatttaagtatcttctactagagaatatgaagcaggacactcttcatatgatcatagtgggagatggttaaatactaagaagacccggattttgatcctgaatccccatgacatgatgtgatatgatatgatatgatatgatatgatatgcatggatgcatgaatctttttttttgtaattttaatctgctagggatatggtggacccttgacagtagatgctactagacagaccaatctgtggggaatgctgGTGGTCCACAGGAAGACAAACAAATGGTAAGAAAAAACTTGCTGGGGAGacagtcctgctggagaatcagacacacactggggagtaatcTAAGTGGAGTTTGATAAGCAGTACTTAGAGTACAAGAGAGTAAGTTCACAATTTGACTTACTAAGCCCGAATACAAGAATTTCCacaacaggttcatgtatgacctgacaatgctggggaataatcatggagaaaaactcttcagaagaagttcatgtatgacctgacaccggaataaagctcaacaacaggttcatacatgacctgaatagtattgaacaaatagagaaagaatcttcagaacaggttcaagtatgacctgacaccggaataaagctcaacaacaggttcatacatgacctgaatagtattgaacaaacagagaaagaatcttcaaaacaggttcaagtatgacctgacactggaataaagctcaacaacaggttcatacatgacctgaatagtattgaacaagaattggaaaaactcttcagagcaggttcaagtatgacctgaccccggaataaaagctcaacaacaggttcatacatgacctgaatggtattgaacaaaaattggaaaaactcttcagagcaggttcaagtatgacctgaccccggaataaagctcaacaacaggttcatatatgacctgaatagtattgaacaaaaattggaaaaactcttcaaagcaagttcaagtatgacctgaccccagaataaaagctcaacaacaggttcatatatgacctgaatagtattgaacaaaaattggaaaaactcttcagagcaagttcaagtatgacctgaccccagaataaaagctcaacaacaggttcatacatgacctgaatagtattgaacaaaaattggaaaaactcttcagagcaagttcaagtatgacctgaccccggaataaaagctcaacaacaagttcatacatgacctgaatagtattgaacaaaacttggatttgaaaatgactgcgaaaaccggatatgggtttaagggcaccaaatacaaattggaatcaaaggtcaaaggatcataggatcgacaacaagacctgagtcaatgcaaaatgagcacgaagtacatttcggctatgcatgatttgaatttccttttatgcatgatatatgaatgatcatgattatgagaatgctgacactgggcagactgggagtttgtaaaggctttctatggaagctcatgattcctcaacaccgagaactcaaccaaatattttatgatagatgttgtcaaaggaggattctatccagtttgatagccacaacttagccaatggaatccttttggaggattaatgaatcgtgctagcataattttcgggcactcgtcttaaactcaatagttgttgacgtatgacagaatttgtttgagcagtttgaaagcacgaagaaagaggttctgcccctctgtggctcatcttgcccctATTTATTGGGACTTTGGCAATGTTAACCTTGAAAGTGggtttggaaacaacttgccatgagactacctcgagatggcttgccccaagtgtttgaaacttgcaatggtccgaacttgactaaccaaatgctggaatggtagactcttgattgattgtcctttggatagctggactcattgagctctgaggtggcttgccccggtctaagtcttgaagcaaattactcttggctaactgaaccttggagtgattggacttactg includes these proteins:
- the LOC127123296 gene encoding gibberellin-regulated protein 9 translates to MALRNLFVLGLLLLVCLSNLMQVSSEHEIEMEEEDEEELQLPNELLTVRDGNRRLMQDIDCGGLCSSRYSVHLRPNLCNRACGTCCVRCKCVPPGTSGNRELCGACYTDMTTHDLHKKNKSSNNQQSAATFLHTNHNLHFHKSTQKNQ